A single window of Streptomyces xanthii DNA harbors:
- a CDS encoding SWIM zinc finger family protein, with amino-acid sequence MSDLYDDYEHAHEHEEHGEVSDAGASRELTFAALPPIHGKGFAVTWWGQAWLKALEDTALELRQLKAGRALARAGAVGAVSVRPGRITAVVRDKGGATHRADVLLQQLDADAWDRFADMAVERAGHIAALLDRDMPPHLMEDAATAGVELLPGIGDLEPECECGAWDHCAHTTALSYQLARLLDQDPFLLFLLRGRGQRELLDELQVRSAAHSVPEPGPGPEAEPYGVDAAEAYASALVLPPLPGEPELPQEPGVPPSLDTETPAPGELDADALEFLAAQAAAEARRLLADALAGGHALRAPAPEPTPAEDAVRLAAGGPAERVARRLAEGSGRDREGLALAVRAWECGGPAALAVLERDEAPDAETAARARAALDSAWDEGERPALQASRGRWTAAGGTAQLRLGGDGRWWPYRKERGRWTPVGPAAADPASALATALGAGEE; translated from the coding sequence ATGAGCGACCTGTACGACGACTACGAGCACGCGCACGAGCACGAGGAGCACGGCGAGGTGTCCGACGCGGGCGCCTCCAGGGAGCTCACCTTCGCCGCGCTGCCGCCCATCCACGGGAAGGGCTTCGCCGTCACCTGGTGGGGCCAGGCGTGGCTGAAGGCGCTGGAGGACACGGCGCTGGAGCTCCGGCAGCTCAAGGCGGGCCGCGCGCTGGCCCGCGCGGGCGCGGTCGGTGCGGTGTCGGTGCGTCCGGGACGCATCACGGCCGTGGTGCGGGACAAGGGCGGCGCCACGCACCGCGCGGACGTGCTGCTGCAGCAGCTGGACGCGGACGCGTGGGACCGGTTCGCGGACATGGCCGTGGAGCGCGCCGGGCACATCGCGGCCCTCCTCGACCGTGACATGCCGCCGCACCTGATGGAGGACGCGGCGACGGCGGGCGTGGAACTCCTGCCGGGCATCGGCGACTTGGAGCCCGAGTGCGAGTGCGGCGCCTGGGACCACTGCGCCCACACCACGGCGCTGAGCTACCAGCTGGCGCGCCTGCTCGACCAGGATCCGTTCCTGCTGTTCCTGCTGCGCGGCCGGGGCCAGCGGGAGCTCCTGGACGAGCTCCAGGTGCGCAGCGCGGCGCACAGCGTCCCCGAACCGGGCCCCGGGCCGGAGGCGGAGCCCTACGGCGTGGACGCCGCGGAGGCGTACGCGTCGGCGCTCGTGCTGCCACCGCTGCCCGGGGAGCCTGAGCTGCCCCAGGAGCCGGGTGTGCCGCCGTCCCTGGACACGGAGACACCGGCGCCCGGGGAACTCGACGCCGACGCCCTGGAGTTCCTCGCGGCGCAGGCGGCCGCGGAGGCGCGCAGGCTGCTGGCCGACGCGCTCGCCGGCGGTCACGCGCTGCGGGCGCCCGCGCCGGAGCCGACGCCGGCCGAGGACGCCGTGCGGCTGGCCGCCGGCGGGCCCGCCGAGCGGGTGGCCCGGCGGCTGGCCGAGGGCTCGGGCCGGGACCGCGAGGGCCTGGCCCTGGCGGTGCGCGCCTGGGAGTGCGGCGGCCCGGCCGCGCTCGCCGTCCTGGAGCGGGACGAGGCGCCCGACGCGGAGACCGCCGCACGCGCGCGTGCGGCTCTGGACTCCGCGTGGGACGAGGGCGAGCGGCCCGCGCTCCAGGCGTCGCGCGGCCGCTGGACGGCCGCCGGGGGAACGGCCCAGCTGCGCCTGGGCGGAGACGGCCGCTGGTGGCCGTACCGCAAGGAGCGCGGCCGCTGGACGCCCGTCGGTCCGGCGGCGGCCGATCCGGCGTCCGCGCTGGCCACGGCCCTGGGAGCGGGCGAGGAGTAG
- a CDS encoding SNF2-related protein, which produces MFAPDDPAHTSTVVFWRPDGEQPPSPVAGTPVDLPLVLPAEDGTVETVTVAAVALPVRAALPVLTRARTAADPEPTTAFWGAAALFALQLAARGLLLPGLSAAGHDAWRAGPLRTDDLARLRDLAAAMPPEAHAVPLDDAAEPLRLHAPERLLRAFLDAVADTLPRSPAAALATGSPAFAAREPRRAPELADWAADVAAGHDAGVRVSLRVEVPGLAEAVDDEARLPFRAVLQIHSVSDPSLVADAAEVWAGSGAAGRAFGARARMDALLALRRAARAWAPLAPLLSAAVPDALELADDEITELLGEGARALAAAGTDVHWPKELARRFTARAVVGPPEGDEASSGVPSFLGADALLAFDWRFAVGGLELSRAELDRLAESNRPVVRLRDQWVLMDPGEARRARAHQDRKVTPVDALSAVLTGSTELDGRRVDVLPTGWLAGLRDRLADPEGMESVGSPAALDAELRDYQLRGLNWLARMTSLGLGACLADDMGLGKTITLIALHLHRQTAPETAGPTLVVCPTSLMGNWQREIERFAPGTPVRRFHGSRRSLEDLAEGEFVLTTYGTMRLDAARLGSTAWGLVVADEAQHVKNPYSATAKELRTIGTRARVALTGTPVENNLSELWAILDWTTPGLLGRLGTFRTRYAQAVEGGKDPAAADRLARLVRPFLLRRRKSDPGIAPELPPKTETDRAVSLTKEQTALYEAVVRETLAEIAGARGFERRGMIVKLLTALKQICNHPAQYLKEDAPRIPGRSGKLELLDELLDTILSEDASVLVFTQYVQMARLVERHLHARGVATQFLHGGTSVAEREAMVQRFQDGAVPVFLLSLKAAGTGLNLTRAEHVVHYDRWWNPAVEAQATDRAYRIGQTRPVQVHRLIAEGTIEDRIAAMLERKRELADAVLGSGEAALTELTDAELADLVELRGGGA; this is translated from the coding sequence GTGTTCGCCCCCGACGACCCGGCGCACACGTCCACGGTCGTCTTCTGGCGCCCCGACGGCGAGCAGCCGCCGTCCCCGGTCGCGGGCACCCCCGTGGACCTGCCGCTCGTGCTGCCCGCCGAGGACGGCACGGTCGAGACCGTCACCGTGGCCGCGGTCGCCCTGCCCGTGCGTGCCGCCCTGCCGGTCCTCACCCGCGCGCGCACCGCCGCGGACCCCGAGCCGACGACGGCCTTCTGGGGCGCCGCCGCGCTGTTCGCTCTCCAACTCGCCGCGCGCGGACTGCTCCTGCCCGGCCTCAGCGCGGCCGGGCACGACGCGTGGCGGGCCGGTCCGCTGCGCACCGACGACCTGGCGCGGCTGCGCGACCTGGCCGCCGCGATGCCGCCCGAGGCGCACGCCGTGCCGCTCGACGACGCGGCGGAGCCCCTGCGGCTGCACGCCCCCGAGCGTCTGCTGCGGGCCTTCCTGGACGCCGTGGCCGACACCCTGCCGCGCTCCCCCGCCGCCGCCCTCGCCACCGGCTCCCCCGCGTTCGCCGCGCGCGAGCCGCGCCGGGCGCCCGAGTTGGCCGACTGGGCCGCGGACGTCGCGGCGGGCCACGACGCGGGCGTGCGGGTCTCCTTGCGCGTCGAGGTGCCCGGCCTCGCCGAGGCCGTCGACGACGAGGCGCGGCTGCCGTTCCGTGCCGTGCTGCAGATCCACAGTGTCAGCGACCCGTCCCTGGTCGCGGACGCGGCCGAGGTGTGGGCCGGTTCGGGTGCGGCCGGCCGGGCCTTCGGCGCGCGGGCCCGCATGGACGCGCTGCTCGCCCTGCGCCGCGCCGCACGCGCGTGGGCGCCGCTCGCGCCCCTGTTGTCGGCGGCGGTCCCGGACGCTCTGGAGCTGGCGGACGACGAGATCACCGAACTGCTCGGGGAGGGGGCACGCGCACTGGCGGCGGCCGGCACCGACGTGCACTGGCCAAAGGAGCTGGCCCGCCGGTTCACCGCCCGCGCAGTGGTCGGACCGCCCGAGGGCGACGAAGCGTCCTCCGGAGTGCCGTCGTTCCTCGGCGCGGACGCGCTGCTGGCCTTCGACTGGCGCTTCGCCGTCGGCGGCCTGGAGCTGAGCCGCGCCGAGCTCGACCGGCTCGCCGAGTCGAACCGGCCGGTGGTGCGGCTGCGCGACCAGTGGGTCCTGATGGACCCCGGGGAGGCCCGGCGCGCCCGCGCCCACCAGGACCGCAAGGTGACGCCGGTCGACGCGCTCAGCGCCGTCCTGACGGGCTCCACGGAGCTGGACGGGCGCCGGGTCGACGTGCTTCCCACCGGCTGGCTCGCGGGGCTCAGGGACCGGCTGGCCGACCCGGAGGGCATGGAGTCGGTGGGCAGCCCTGCCGCGCTCGACGCCGAGCTGCGCGACTACCAGCTGCGCGGGCTCAACTGGCTGGCCCGCATGACCTCCTTGGGCCTCGGCGCCTGTCTCGCCGACGACATGGGCCTCGGCAAGACGATCACCCTCATCGCGCTGCACCTGCATCGTCAGACCGCCCCGGAGACGGCGGGTCCGACCCTCGTGGTCTGCCCGACGTCCCTCATGGGCAACTGGCAGCGCGAGATCGAGCGTTTCGCGCCGGGCACCCCGGTCCGCCGCTTCCACGGCTCCCGGCGCTCCCTGGAGGACCTGGCCGAGGGCGAGTTCGTCCTGACGACCTACGGGACGATGCGCCTGGACGCCGCGCGGCTCGGCTCGACAGCCTGGGGGCTGGTCGTCGCCGACGAGGCGCAGCACGTCAAGAACCCGTACTCCGCGACCGCGAAGGAGCTGCGCACGATCGGCACCCGCGCGCGCGTGGCGCTCACGGGCACCCCGGTGGAGAACAACCTCTCCGAGCTGTGGGCGATCCTCGACTGGACGACCCCGGGGCTGCTCGGCCGGCTCGGCACCTTCCGGACGCGGTACGCGCAGGCCGTCGAGGGCGGCAAGGACCCGGCCGCGGCGGACCGGCTGGCCCGGCTCGTGCGGCCCTTCCTGCTGCGCCGCCGCAAGTCCGACCCGGGCATCGCCCCGGAGCTGCCGCCCAAGACCGAGACCGACCGCGCGGTGTCGCTGACGAAGGAGCAGACGGCGCTCTACGAGGCCGTGGTGCGGGAGACGCTCGCGGAGATCGCGGGGGCGCGGGGCTTCGAGCGGCGCGGCATGATCGTGAAGCTGCTGACGGCGCTCAAGCAGATCTGCAACCATCCGGCGCAGTACCTCAAGGAGGACGCGCCCCGCATCCCCGGCCGCTCGGGCAAGCTGGAGCTCCTCGACGAGCTGCTCGACACGATCCTGTCCGAGGACGCGAGCGTGCTCGTGTTCACCCAGTACGTGCAGATGGCGCGGCTCGTGGAGCGGCATCTGCACGCGCGGGGCGTCGCCACGCAGTTCCTGCACGGCGGCACCTCCGTGGCGGAGCGCGAGGCCATGGTGCAGCGCTTCCAGGACGGTGCGGTCCCGGTGTTCCTGCTCTCCCTGAAGGCCGCCGGCACAGGGCTGAACCTCACGCGCGCGGAGCACGTCGTGCACTACGACCGCTGGTGGAACCCGGCGGTGGAGGCCCAGGCCACCGACCGCGCGTACCGGATCGGTCAGACCCGTCCCGTGCAGGTGCACCGGCTGATCGCGGAGGGCACCATCGAGGACCGCATCGCCGCGATGCTGGAGCGCAAGCGGGAGCTGGCGGACGCCGTGCTGGGCTCCGGGGAGGCGGCTCTGACCGAACTGACCGATGCCGAACTGGCCGATCTGGTCGAGCTGCGAGGGGGCGGCGCCTGA
- a CDS encoding fatty acid desaturase family protein: MSTAVGTLAPPAPGATARQLPPETGSEFTPLLKDVKGQGLLDRRTGWYARTIAVNALCLAGVVTGMALLGGSWWVLALAPVLAVLGARTAFIGHDAGHAQITGNRSVSRVIGLIHGNLLLGMSYSWWNDKHNRHHANPNHIDKDPDVAADVLVFTSKQAATRAGFRGWLTRHQAWLFFPLTLLEGLALKVYGFQDLRRQSGRERLVEGGLLVAHVLGYLTLLLTTMPLGHALVFAALHQALFGLHLGMAFAPNHKGMEMPDPDGDKWGHLRRQVLTSRNIKGGALTDWFLGGLNYQIEHHLFPSMPRPHLRLAQPMVKAHCRDLGIPFTETGLVDSYRQALRHMYEVGEPLRADI; the protein is encoded by the coding sequence ATGTCCACGGCCGTCGGAACCCTCGCCCCACCCGCACCAGGCGCCACCGCACGGCAACTCCCGCCCGAGACCGGCAGCGAGTTCACCCCGTTGCTCAAGGACGTCAAAGGACAGGGCCTCCTCGACCGGCGCACCGGCTGGTACGCGCGCACCATAGCCGTCAACGCGCTCTGCCTGGCCGGCGTCGTCACCGGCATGGCCCTCCTCGGCGGCTCCTGGTGGGTGCTCGCCCTGGCCCCGGTCCTCGCCGTCCTCGGCGCGCGCACCGCCTTCATCGGGCACGACGCCGGCCACGCCCAGATCACCGGCAACCGCTCCGTGAGCCGCGTCATCGGCCTGATCCACGGCAACCTGCTGCTCGGCATGAGCTACTCCTGGTGGAACGACAAGCACAACCGCCACCACGCCAACCCCAACCACATCGACAAGGACCCCGACGTCGCCGCCGACGTCCTCGTCTTCACGAGCAAGCAGGCCGCCACGCGCGCGGGCTTCCGCGGCTGGCTCACCCGCCACCAGGCGTGGCTCTTCTTCCCGCTCACCCTCCTGGAGGGCCTCGCCCTGAAGGTGTACGGATTCCAGGACCTGCGCCGCCAGTCCGGCCGCGAGCGGCTCGTCGAGGGCGGCCTCCTGGTCGCGCACGTCCTCGGCTACCTGACGCTGCTGCTCACCACGATGCCGCTGGGCCACGCCCTCGTCTTCGCCGCGCTCCACCAGGCGCTCTTCGGTCTCCACCTGGGCATGGCGTTCGCCCCCAACCACAAGGGCATGGAGATGCCCGACCCCGACGGCGACAAGTGGGGCCACCTGCGCCGCCAGGTCCTCACCTCGCGCAACATCAAGGGCGGCGCCCTGACCGACTGGTTCCTCGGCGGACTGAACTACCAGATCGAGCACCACCTGTTCCCGAGCATGCCCCGCCCGCACCTGCGACTCGCCCAGCCCATGGTGAAGGCGCACTGCCGTGACCTCGGCATCCCCTTCACGGAGACCGGACTCGTCGACTCCTACCGGCAGGCGCTGCGCCACATGTACGAGGTGGGCGAGCCGCTGCGGGCCGACATCTGA
- a CDS encoding tannase/feruloyl esterase family alpha/beta hydrolase, giving the protein MRTPRSVPLLATALVALVASGPQALATAPASTSAPAPHCARQERTHVPGAELQRQACLADLTTTGLAGTPYTDTADQAGLTAKGTRVPSGVPGLQIDGYFPDDSHTNTTHGWNHDAQFVIRLPDRWNGGLVVTGSPGNRKQYATDAAIADRVLAKGYAYAATDKGNTGPDFYRDGERPGDAVAEWNVRTTQLTRAARRAVALRYGQSPRRTYMTGISNAGYLTRWQLENHPELYDGGVDWEGVLWKADAPPLLTSLPTAVAYGQGTADAEDLYAAGFARGSEFLWPYHQKVYWGLTQKVYRAAFDPGYDPDCPGASAGSTTERILAPCASDAAYRYADRPASVHRAVERVALTGRVGRPLITLQGDLDTLLPIATDAHAYARMVRDRGRGALHRTYTIQGGTHTDGLYDTYPDRLRPILPCYRDAFDALTQWVERGTPPPSDRVVDRPATGDVVDTCSVAPPGEPSA; this is encoded by the coding sequence ATGCGCACGCCCAGATCCGTCCCCTTGCTGGCCACCGCCCTCGTGGCGCTGGTCGCGTCCGGCCCTCAGGCCCTCGCCACGGCGCCCGCGTCCACGTCCGCGCCCGCCCCGCACTGCGCGCGCCAGGAGCGGACGCACGTGCCCGGCGCCGAGTTGCAGCGGCAGGCCTGCCTGGCGGACCTGACGACGACCGGCCTGGCCGGCACGCCGTACACGGACACGGCCGACCAGGCCGGTCTGACGGCGAAGGGGACGCGCGTCCCGTCCGGTGTGCCGGGGCTGCAGATCGACGGCTACTTCCCGGACGACTCGCACACCAACACGACGCACGGCTGGAACCACGACGCCCAGTTCGTGATCCGGCTGCCCGACCGCTGGAACGGCGGCCTGGTGGTGACGGGGTCTCCGGGCAACCGCAAGCAGTACGCGACCGACGCCGCGATCGCGGACCGGGTGCTCGCCAAGGGGTACGCGTACGCGGCGACCGACAAGGGGAACACGGGGCCGGACTTCTACCGGGACGGCGAGCGCCCCGGTGACGCGGTCGCCGAGTGGAACGTCCGCACCACCCAGCTCACCCGCGCCGCCCGCCGCGCCGTCGCCCTGCGCTACGGACAGAGCCCGCGCCGCACCTACATGACGGGCATCTCCAACGCGGGCTATCTCACACGCTGGCAGCTGGAGAACCACCCCGAGCTGTACGACGGCGGCGTCGACTGGGAGGGGGTCCTGTGGAAGGCGGACGCGCCGCCGCTGCTGACCTCACTGCCGACCGCCGTGGCGTACGGCCAGGGGACCGCCGACGCGGAGGACCTGTACGCGGCAGGGTTCGCACGGGGTTCGGAGTTCCTGTGGCCGTACCACCAGAAGGTCTACTGGGGGCTCACGCAGAAGGTGTACCGCGCCGCGTTCGACCCCGGGTACGACCCGGACTGCCCGGGCGCTTCCGCCGGGTCCACGACCGAGCGGATCCTCGCGCCCTGCGCCTCCGACGCCGCCTACCGGTACGCGGACCGGCCCGCCTCGGTGCACCGGGCCGTCGAGCGGGTGGCGCTCACCGGGCGGGTCGGCAGGCCGCTGATCACGCTCCAGGGCGACCTGGACACCCTGCTGCCGATCGCGACCGACGCCCACGCCTACGCGCGCATGGTCCGGGACCGGGGGCGCGGGGCGCTGCACCGGACGTACACGATCCAGGGCGGCACCCACACGGACGGCCTGTACGACACGTACCCGGACCGGCTGCGGCCGATCCTGCCGTGCTACCGGGACGCCTTCGACGCGCTCACCCAGTGGGTGGAGCGCGGCACGCCGCCGCCCTCGGACCGGGTCGTCGACCGGCCCGCGACCGGCGACGTCGTGGACACCTGCTCGGTCGCACCACCCGGGGAGCCGTCCGCCTAG
- a CDS encoding PadR family transcriptional regulator produces the protein MLELAILGFLYDTPLHGYELRKHITALTGHVRPVAESTLYPAIKRLEKAGLLVRETQPGAAAAPRHVLSLTEEGRAELRGRLTEPARPDITDENRWFTVLAFLRHLDDTAAQAAVLRRRLSFLEEPASFFYEGERALRAEDLPDPFRRGVLTIARATSRAELDWLRTTLKDLEAPGH, from the coding sequence ATGCTGGAGCTCGCCATCCTCGGATTCCTCTACGACACCCCGCTGCACGGCTACGAGCTGCGCAAGCACATCACCGCCCTGACCGGTCACGTACGGCCGGTCGCGGAGAGCACGCTCTATCCCGCGATCAAGCGCCTGGAGAAGGCCGGACTGCTGGTGCGGGAGACGCAGCCGGGCGCCGCGGCGGCACCGCGGCACGTCCTGAGCCTCACCGAGGAGGGCCGCGCGGAACTGCGCGGAAGGCTGACCGAACCGGCGCGGCCGGACATCACGGACGAGAACCGGTGGTTCACCGTCCTCGCCTTCCTGCGCCACCTCGACGACACCGCGGCGCAGGCGGCCGTCCTGCGGCGCCGGCTCTCCTTCCTGGAGGAGCCGGCGAGCTTCTTCTACGAGGGGGAGCGCGCCCTGCGCGCGGAGGACCTCCCCGACCCGTTCCGCCGGGGTGTGCTCACGATCGCGCGGGCCACCAGCCGCGCCGAGCTCGACTGGCTGCGCACGACCCTCAAGGACCTGGAGGCGCCGGGCCACTGA
- a CDS encoding alpha/beta fold hydrolase, whose translation MRQAAFDGRGSCIRWTETEGEEPARVYVHGLGAASTVYHAHIASRPELAGRRSLFVDLPGHGISDRPADFGYALEDHADALAAALDAAGVRDAEIVGHSMGGAVAIVLAHRRGDLVSRLVVTEGNLDPYPPARAGSSGISSYGEEEFVSGGGHARVLEKVGPTWAATMRLADPLGLYRTARGLARGTEPTMRRMLEDLRVERVYLQGELSGEPAGAADLAASGVEVVRVPGAGHNVMFDAPAAFAAAVRG comes from the coding sequence ATGCGGCAGGCGGCGTTCGACGGGCGGGGGAGTTGCATCCGCTGGACCGAGACGGAGGGGGAGGAGCCCGCGCGCGTGTACGTGCACGGACTCGGCGCGGCCTCGACCGTCTATCACGCGCACATCGCGTCCCGGCCCGAACTGGCGGGCCGCCGCTCGCTGTTCGTGGATCTGCCCGGGCACGGCATCAGCGACCGCCCCGCCGACTTCGGGTACGCGCTGGAGGATCACGCGGACGCGCTGGCGGCGGCGCTCGACGCGGCCGGGGTGCGCGACGCGGAGATCGTCGGACACAGCATGGGCGGCGCCGTGGCCATCGTGCTCGCGCACCGGCGCGGCGATCTCGTCTCACGCCTGGTCGTGACCGAGGGCAACCTCGACCCGTACCCGCCCGCCCGGGCGGGCAGCAGCGGCATCAGCTCGTACGGGGAAGAGGAGTTCGTGTCGGGTGGTGGTCACGCGCGCGTGCTGGAGAAGGTCGGCCCCACCTGGGCGGCCACCATGCGCCTGGCCGACCCGCTCGGTCTGTATCGCACGGCCCGCGGGCTGGCGCGCGGCACCGAGCCGACCATGCGCCGCATGCTGGAGGACCTTCGGGTCGAACGGGTCTACCTCCAGGGCGAGTTGAGCGGCGAGCCGGCCGGCGCCGCCGATCTGGCGGCGTCCGGGGTCGAGGTCGTGCGGGTGCCGGGCGCGGGGCACAACGTCATGTTCGACGCCCCCGCCGCCTTCGCCGCGGCTGTACGGGGCTGA
- a CDS encoding class I SAM-dependent methyltransferase: MNDDRTRVQEFFTSRAADWDARFPDDGPAYEAAIATLGLRPGGRVLDAGCGTGRALPALRAAVGPSGVVLGADLTPAMLRAAVRAGRDRSGHLLLADVSRLPLASGSLDAVFGAGLISHLPDPKRDLAELARVVRPGGLLALFHPIGRAALAARHGREITPDDLRAEPQLRPLLAATGWRMTSYVDEDTRFLALAVREG, encoded by the coding sequence ATGAACGACGACCGGACGCGTGTACAGGAGTTCTTCACATCCCGGGCCGCCGACTGGGACGCCCGTTTCCCGGACGACGGTCCGGCGTACGAGGCCGCGATCGCCACGCTCGGCCTGCGTCCGGGCGGCAGAGTGCTGGACGCCGGCTGCGGCACGGGCCGGGCCCTTCCGGCGCTGCGCGCGGCCGTCGGGCCGTCCGGAGTGGTCCTCGGGGCGGATCTGACGCCGGCGATGCTGCGGGCCGCCGTGCGCGCCGGCCGTGACCGCTCCGGGCACCTGCTCCTGGCGGACGTCTCCCGGCTGCCGCTGGCGTCCGGCTCGCTCGACGCCGTGTTCGGCGCGGGCCTGATCTCCCATCTTCCGGATCCGAAGCGGGACTTGGCCGAGCTCGCGCGCGTGGTCCGGCCCGGTGGACTCCTGGCGCTGTTCCACCCGATCGGCCGCGCGGCGCTCGCCGCACGGCACGGGCGGGAGATCACCCCGGACGACCTGAGAGCCGAGCCGCAGCTCCGCCCCCTGCTGGCGGCGACGGGCTGGCGCATGACGTCGTACGTGGACGAGGACACGCGCTTCCTCGCTCTGGCCGTCCGCGAGGGCTGA
- a CDS encoding MHYT domain-containing protein: MGHLDHAAFGWLTPVLSYVMACIGAALGLRCTVRALANTGRARRNWLITAASAIGTGIWTMHFVAMLGFSVTGTEIRYNVPLTILSLVVAVTVVGAGVFAVGYSRDRNRALALGGLTTGLGVASMHYMGMAALRLHGHVAYDPLLVTLSVVIAVVAATAALWAGLNIKSPAAVAVACLVMGGAVSSMHYTGMMAVSVRVTPSTAVLPGATAMQFIFPLAVGLGSYLFLTSAFVALSPTADEREASASAQRPLESLVR, encoded by the coding sequence ATGGGACACCTGGACCACGCAGCCTTCGGTTGGCTGACCCCCGTGCTGTCGTACGTCATGGCCTGCATCGGCGCCGCGCTCGGCCTGCGCTGCACCGTGCGCGCCCTCGCCAACACGGGCCGCGCCCGCCGCAACTGGCTGATCACCGCAGCCTCCGCCATCGGCACCGGCATCTGGACGATGCACTTCGTCGCCATGCTCGGCTTCAGCGTCACCGGAACCGAGATCCGCTACAACGTGCCGCTCACCATCCTCAGCCTCGTCGTCGCCGTGACCGTCGTCGGCGCCGGGGTCTTCGCCGTCGGCTACAGCCGCGACCGCAACCGGGCCCTCGCCCTCGGCGGCCTCACCACCGGACTCGGCGTCGCGAGCATGCACTACATGGGCATGGCCGCCCTGCGCCTGCACGGGCACGTCGCCTACGACCCGCTCCTCGTCACGCTCTCCGTGGTCATCGCGGTCGTCGCGGCGACCGCCGCCCTGTGGGCCGGCCTCAACATCAAGTCCCCGGCGGCCGTCGCCGTCGCCTGCCTCGTCATGGGCGGCGCCGTCAGCAGCATGCACTACACCGGAATGATGGCCGTGAGCGTCCGCGTGACGCCCTCCACGGCCGTGCTCCCGGGGGCGACGGCGATGCAGTTCATCTTCCCGCTCGCCGTGGGACTCGGCTCCTACCTCTTCCTGACCTCGGCGTTCGTCGCCCTCTCCCCGACCGCCGACGAACGCGAGGCCTCCGCCTCCGCCCAGCGGCCGCTGGAGAGCCTGGTCCGCTGA